In Corynebacterium nuruki S6-4, the following proteins share a genomic window:
- a CDS encoding organic hydroperoxide resistance protein: MTPLYTAEALATGAGRNGHVATSDGRLDLDLAIPTEMGGSGDGANPELLFAAGYAACFHSALQTVARTKKVSVADSSVGTRVGIGSNGNGGFELSVHLEVTIPDMPTDEAQALADAAHQVCPYSNATRGNIQVTVSVVDD; this comes from the coding sequence ATGACCCCGCTCTACACGGCAGAGGCACTGGCCACAGGCGCCGGCCGCAACGGACACGTCGCAACATCCGACGGACGCCTGGACCTGGATCTCGCCATCCCCACCGAAATGGGAGGCAGCGGCGACGGCGCCAACCCCGAGCTCCTCTTCGCTGCCGGTTACGCGGCCTGTTTCCATTCCGCTCTCCAGACGGTCGCCCGAACAAAGAAGGTCTCCGTGGCCGACAGCTCGGTGGGCACCCGGGTCGGCATCGGTTCCAACGGCAACGGCGGATTCGAGCTCAGCGTGCACCTCGAAGTCACGATTCCCGACATGCCGACCGATGAGGCTCAGGCCCTCGCCGATGCCGCCCACCAGGTCTGCCCCTACTCCAACGCCACCCGCGGGAACATTCAGGTGACAGTCTCCGTCGTCGACGACTGA
- a CDS encoding MarR family winged helix-turn-helix transcriptional regulator: MGATDRMLCFALYSASRKTTRTYRELLEPWNLTYPQYLVLYVLWNQGPRTIRELGEEMQLDSGTLSPLLKRLEQAGYVSRHRTPEDERVVNVRLTEAGEQLREPLSRIPRDVAAAMGVTDDATASGLIRSLRQLGHQDPAPTSHTPTRKD, from the coding sequence ATGGGAGCCACCGACCGCATGCTATGCTTCGCCCTCTACTCCGCAAGCCGTAAGACCACACGCACGTACCGGGAGTTGCTCGAGCCCTGGAACCTCACGTACCCCCAGTACCTGGTGCTCTACGTCCTCTGGAACCAGGGACCCCGGACCATCCGCGAACTCGGGGAGGAGATGCAGCTGGATTCCGGCACCCTCTCCCCGCTGCTGAAGCGCCTGGAGCAGGCCGGCTACGTCAGCCGGCACCGCACCCCGGAAGACGAGCGGGTGGTCAACGTCAGACTCACAGAAGCCGGTGAGCAGCTGCGGGAACCGCTGTCCCGGATCCCCCGGGACGTCGCAGCCGCGATGGGAGTCACCGATGACGCCACCGCCAGCGGGCTCATCCGGAGCCTGCGGCAACTCGGCCATCAAGACCCCGCCCCCACATCACACACCCCCACCCGAAAGGACTGA
- a CDS encoding IS256 family transposase codes for MVTSPHHIDPSTYLDELLTQASPDLMRQMLQSFINQILSTQADQVCGADYATTSESRTNTRNGYRHRDLDTRVGTVDVAVPKLRSGSFFPDWLLERRSRAERALSTVIATCYLKGVSTRRMNDLVASLGITNLSKSQVSEMARDLDSMVEDFRHRPLDTGPYLYVSCDALTMKVREGGRVVKTSVLLATGVNAEGYRELLGMQVATAESVASWTGFFRDLKARGLDQVFLVTSDAHLGIQHAIGEVLPNASWQRCRTHFAKNLSSMVSKTQWPTLSAMFQTIFQQPDAAAVWDQAREVVSFCQSKFPHVADYLEEALDELLAFTNTPKAVWTKVWSNNPTERLNREIRRRTDVVGIFPNRDAVVRLVGAVLAEQHDDWIQQKRYMSLTSLEHTRTVIGANVIDVDGDDRVQEAA; via the coding sequence ATGGTCACCAGCCCTCATCATATCGACCCGTCAACCTACCTCGACGAACTGCTCACCCAGGCCTCCCCGGACCTGATGCGCCAGATGCTGCAGAGCTTCATCAACCAGATCCTGTCCACCCAGGCCGATCAGGTCTGCGGCGCGGACTACGCCACCACCAGCGAGTCCCGCACCAACACCCGCAACGGTTACCGTCACCGCGACCTCGACACCCGTGTCGGCACCGTCGACGTCGCCGTTCCCAAGCTCCGCTCCGGGTCGTTCTTCCCCGACTGGCTGCTGGAACGACGAAGCCGGGCCGAGCGAGCTTTGAGCACCGTCATCGCGACCTGCTACCTCAAGGGTGTCTCCACCCGAAGAATGAACGACCTGGTCGCCAGCCTGGGGATCACCAACCTGTCGAAGTCCCAGGTGTCCGAAATGGCCAGGGACCTTGACTCCATGGTTGAGGATTTCCGCCACCGCCCACTCGACACTGGGCCGTACCTGTACGTGTCCTGCGATGCGCTGACGATGAAAGTCCGCGAAGGCGGTCGGGTCGTGAAGACGTCGGTGCTGCTGGCGACCGGGGTCAACGCGGAAGGTTACCGGGAGTTATTGGGCATGCAGGTCGCCACGGCAGAGTCCGTGGCCTCCTGGACCGGCTTCTTCCGCGACCTGAAGGCCCGCGGACTGGACCAGGTGTTCCTGGTCACCAGTGATGCGCACCTGGGTATCCAGCACGCGATCGGTGAGGTCCTGCCGAACGCGTCGTGGCAGCGCTGCCGGACGCATTTCGCCAAGAACCTGTCGTCCATGGTGTCCAAGACCCAGTGGCCGACGTTGTCGGCGATGTTCCAGACGATCTTCCAGCAGCCTGATGCTGCCGCGGTGTGGGACCAGGCCCGTGAGGTCGTCAGCTTCTGTCAGAGCAAGTTCCCGCATGTCGCCGACTACCTCGAGGAAGCTCTCGACGAGCTGTTGGCGTTCACCAACACGCCGAAGGCGGTGTGGACCAAGGTCTGGTCCAACAACCCCACCGAGCGGCTGAACCGGGAGATCCGCCGGCGTACCGATGTCGTGGGGATCTTCCCTAACCGCGATGCGGTGGTCCGTCTGGTCGGGGCAGTGCTCGCAGAGCAGCATGATGACTGGATCCAGCAGAAGCGGTACATGTCGCTGACGAGTCTGGAGCATACCCGGACGGTGATAGGCGCCAACGTCATCGACGTCGACGGCGACGACCGGGTGCAGGAGGCAGCATGA
- a CDS encoding adenylyl-sulfate kinase — translation MLLIGGRSGVGKSTVAFALHDLLSARGVHHAVIEGDVLDLAYPVPWEQ, via the coding sequence ATGCTTCTGATCGGAGGGCGATCCGGTGTAGGAAAATCTACCGTCGCCTTCGCCCTCCATGACCTACTGTCAGCACGCGGCGTCCATCACGCCGTCATCGAGGGCGATGTGCTCGATCTCGCGTACCCGGTACCGTGGGAGCAGTAG
- a CDS encoding DEAD/DEAH box helicase has translation MNQPLSLVRDDTLIDAVASKFDLRTPNREALDATVTRISGGDFDPQNPLVLNLATGVGKTYIMGALIEYLRECGHTNIMVVTPGLVIQNKTIANFTRDSRKYIGGFDVPPQIITPDNMRAWGRTTNGQQGAFDSFIGSDVFIFNVQNLLAPKKADQATLGTTMEARRAKIRRFDENSGNLYAHLQSLDDLVIIADESHLYGSDAKAFNAALKELDPAATIGLTASAEPGDDIVYRYPLFRAITDRYIKRPVIVCRSKDYDKYPDSEERQLRDGLAVLRGKAAAYRRYALDHPEVTPVRPVMLVTCSDIDHATQITSLLAGVGYVGDCGKVLQVDSRHNDEQTRFQLENIDATDSTVEAVVAVGKLREGWDARNVAVIVSLRVSASEVLTQQTMGRGLRLPFKTYTDVDTINQLDIISHKSYRAYLASEDALKVFGIEKATDSSNPFVGPVIPEWTSPEDGRGADDSAWDTNGDATSAGTTDGVATGVHTGTTPGESGVSDTSGDDPLPPTPDEDAMSPVGFVELGENEEIPTPPPVPDPVKVTVNSKFAGEYFAFPASTMETKVAPFDLAEITDDQVRAAAKNVSTEGVVLNRELVETDGKKITLRDTTITTGGVDEVPDDQVVKTLTKVALGTNTFAQTNSNMAILGRRIITPFISAVGLSPWTEKALESGRKELQTLLRTAKKAFNANNTVADPEIKVQVLPIESEFTLPVDEQILPVEKPQQLRGRFATDRYYGPWKESGLFTAAMFDSLNAEYRLAYMLNKSDQIRWWKRLYFTDNARFAWSGGSRFYYPDFVVCDNAGNYWIIEAKSDSDVNDAEVLAKREAADKVMRKLTGDERFPDQWGYLFASEKDIAAVETWEGLIKRANPVTS, from the coding sequence ATGAACCAGCCACTGTCCCTCGTCCGCGACGACACCCTGATCGATGCCGTCGCCTCGAAGTTCGACCTGCGTACCCCTAACCGTGAGGCCCTCGACGCCACCGTCACCCGTATCTCCGGCGGGGACTTCGATCCGCAGAACCCTCTGGTACTCAACCTGGCTACCGGTGTGGGCAAGACCTACATCATGGGCGCTCTCATCGAGTACCTCCGCGAATGCGGTCACACCAACATCATGGTCGTCACCCCGGGACTGGTGATCCAGAACAAGACGATCGCGAACTTCACCCGCGACAGTCGCAAGTACATCGGCGGATTCGACGTTCCCCCGCAGATCATCACCCCGGACAACATGCGGGCCTGGGGCAGGACCACGAACGGCCAGCAAGGCGCTTTCGACAGTTTCATCGGGTCGGACGTGTTCATCTTCAACGTCCAGAACCTCCTGGCCCCGAAGAAAGCTGACCAGGCCACCCTCGGCACCACGATGGAGGCCCGCAGGGCAAAGATCCGCCGGTTCGACGAGAACAGCGGGAACCTTTACGCCCACCTGCAGTCCCTCGACGACCTAGTGATCATCGCCGATGAATCCCACCTCTACGGCAGTGACGCGAAGGCCTTCAATGCCGCGCTCAAGGAACTGGATCCGGCAGCGACCATCGGTCTGACCGCCTCGGCTGAGCCCGGTGACGACATCGTCTACCGGTACCCGCTGTTCCGGGCGATCACCGACAGGTACATCAAGCGTCCGGTCATTGTCTGCCGCAGCAAGGACTACGACAAGTACCCTGACTCCGAGGAACGTCAGCTCCGTGACGGTCTTGCGGTCCTCCGGGGTAAGGCTGCGGCCTACCGTCGGTACGCCCTCGACCACCCCGAGGTCACACCTGTCCGCCCGGTGATGCTGGTGACCTGTTCGGACATTGACCACGCCACACAGATCACGTCTCTGTTGGCCGGGGTCGGATACGTCGGTGACTGTGGGAAGGTACTGCAGGTCGACTCACGGCACAACGATGAGCAGACCAGGTTCCAGCTCGAGAACATCGACGCCACCGACTCCACCGTTGAGGCAGTGGTGGCCGTCGGTAAGTTGCGGGAGGGCTGGGACGCCCGCAACGTCGCGGTGATTGTCTCGCTGCGGGTCTCCGCCTCCGAAGTACTGACCCAGCAGACTATGGGCCGCGGCCTGCGGCTGCCGTTCAAGACATACACCGACGTCGACACCATCAACCAGCTCGACATCATCTCGCACAAGTCCTACCGCGCCTACCTAGCCAGCGAGGACGCGCTCAAAGTCTTCGGTATCGAGAAGGCCACCGACAGTTCCAACCCGTTCGTCGGTCCGGTGATACCTGAATGGACGTCTCCGGAGGATGGTCGGGGCGCGGATGACTCTGCCTGGGACACAAACGGCGACGCCACCTCCGCCGGCACCACCGATGGCGTTGCTACCGGCGTTCACACGGGCACTACCCCTGGTGAATCCGGAGTCTCTGATACGTCCGGGGATGATCCGTTGCCTCCGACGCCTGACGAAGATGCGATGTCACCTGTCGGCTTCGTGGAGCTCGGTGAAAACGAAGAAATACCGACACCACCCCCAGTCCCGGATCCGGTGAAGGTCACGGTCAACAGCAAATTCGCCGGCGAGTACTTCGCATTCCCTGCCTCCACCATGGAGACGAAGGTCGCGCCCTTCGACCTCGCGGAGATCACCGATGACCAGGTCCGGGCTGCAGCCAAGAACGTGTCGACCGAGGGTGTTGTCCTCAACCGCGAACTTGTGGAAACCGACGGGAAGAAAATCACCCTGCGGGACACCACCATAACCACTGGCGGGGTCGATGAGGTGCCCGACGACCAGGTGGTCAAGACACTGACAAAGGTGGCACTGGGCACGAATACGTTCGCCCAGACGAACTCGAACATGGCGATCCTGGGACGCCGGATCATTACTCCGTTCATCAGTGCCGTCGGCCTGTCCCCGTGGACGGAGAAGGCACTGGAGAGTGGTCGCAAGGAGCTGCAGACACTGCTCCGCACGGCGAAGAAGGCGTTCAATGCGAACAACACCGTCGCTGATCCGGAGATCAAGGTGCAAGTCCTACCGATCGAATCAGAGTTCACCCTGCCTGTCGATGAGCAGATCCTGCCAGTGGAGAAGCCCCAGCAGTTGAGGGGCAGGTTCGCCACGGATCGGTACTACGGCCCGTGGAAGGAGAGCGGACTGTTCACCGCCGCGATGTTCGACTCTCTCAACGCGGAGTACCGGCTGGCATACATGTTGAACAAGTCGGACCAGATCCGGTGGTGGAAGCGGCTGTACTTCACCGACAACGCCCGGTTCGCCTGGTCCGGCGGTTCCCGGTTCTACTACCCGGACTTCGTCGTGTGCGACAACGCTGGCAACTACTGGATCATCGAGGCCAAGTCCGACAGCGACGTGAACGATGCTGAGGTCCTGGCAAAGCGGGAGGCCGCCGACAAGGTGATGCGCAAGCTCACTGGCGATGAACGGTTCCCGGATCAGTGGGGCTACCTGTTCGCCTCGGAGAAAGACATTGCCGCAGTCGAGACCTGGGAGGGCTTAATCAAACGGGCCAACCCTGTCACCTCATAA
- a CDS encoding toll/interleukin-1 receptor domain-containing protein, whose protein sequence is MAPDGADLFISYAWTSAQHQQWVRLLAAHLKMLGYHVLVDADLDYGDSLTGFMRRIRHAPATSS, encoded by the coding sequence TTGGCCCCAGACGGAGCCGACCTGTTCATCTCCTACGCATGGACGTCCGCACAGCACCAGCAGTGGGTACGTCTCCTCGCTGCCCACCTGAAGATGCTCGGCTACCACGTCCTGGTCGATGCTGATCTCGACTACGGGGACTCGCTCACGGGCTTTATGCGTAGGATCCGTCACGCCCCCGCCACGTCCTCATGA
- a CDS encoding DUF3662 and FHA domain-containing protein, producing the protein MDLFGRFRKLDSSLQRGLDNGFARVFGGEVVPAEIDELLKQEAEDSLMEDRSGGYHAPSSYLVHVSARDHEALLADRPTLGDDLRDRLQRFLRNEGWSTSGPVTVDIVKDESLHTGQLKSRSWFDQETPGATPQNPQSRPAAQRWPEPGDGEPEPAPEWPRSGPDSGRNSAAQAYNADNADGQAQADRTPRATPGPAAAAGAAGAAGGALAGLAHPHAESPRPKSTPAPADRPPRADGPAGHTAAPRQESPSVPGTEVFSDQHAQAPVAGADGAEGAAAGQPQRTVTLFLRDGSDRTYVLTPGSNLIGRGNAVDFRLPDTGVSRQHVDIAWDGYDAVLTDLKSTNGTTVNETPVENWLLADGDVIVIGHSEIEVRIS; encoded by the coding sequence ATGGATCTCTTCGGACGATTCCGCAAGCTCGACAGCTCGCTCCAGCGCGGGCTCGACAACGGCTTCGCGCGCGTCTTCGGCGGCGAGGTGGTCCCTGCCGAAATCGACGAGCTGCTCAAACAGGAGGCGGAGGATTCCCTCATGGAGGACCGGTCGGGCGGCTACCACGCCCCGTCCTCCTACCTCGTCCACGTCTCCGCACGTGACCATGAGGCGCTGCTCGCCGACCGCCCCACGCTGGGCGACGACCTGCGCGACCGGCTCCAGCGGTTCCTCCGCAACGAGGGGTGGTCGACCAGTGGTCCGGTCACCGTGGACATCGTCAAGGACGAGTCGCTCCACACCGGTCAACTGAAGTCCCGCTCCTGGTTCGACCAGGAAACCCCCGGGGCCACCCCGCAGAACCCGCAGTCCCGACCGGCCGCGCAGCGTTGGCCGGAGCCCGGGGACGGTGAACCGGAACCCGCCCCGGAGTGGCCGCGCTCCGGTCCGGATTCCGGACGCAACTCCGCCGCGCAGGCCTACAACGCCGACAATGCCGACGGTCAGGCGCAGGCCGACCGCACTCCACGGGCCACCCCCGGACCCGCCGCCGCGGCAGGCGCCGCAGGTGCAGCAGGCGGAGCGCTCGCCGGCCTCGCCCACCCCCACGCCGAGTCACCGCGCCCGAAGAGCACCCCCGCCCCGGCCGACCGGCCCCCCCGGGCCGACGGCCCTGCCGGCCACACCGCCGCACCCCGGCAGGAGTCGCCGAGTGTCCCGGGCACCGAGGTCTTCTCGGACCAGCACGCCCAGGCCCCGGTCGCCGGGGCCGACGGCGCCGAGGGTGCCGCCGCCGGTCAGCCGCAGCGCACGGTGACCCTGTTCCTGCGCGACGGTTCCGACCGCACCTATGTCCTCACGCCGGGCAGTAACCTCATCGGCCGCGGCAACGCGGTGGACTTCCGGCTGCCGGACACGGGTGTGTCACGGCAGCACGTCGACATCGCCTGGGACGGCTACGATGCGGTCCTCACCGACCTGAAGTCCACCAACGGCACCACCGTCAACGAGACGCCCGTGGAAAACTGGTTGCTCGCCGACGGGGATGTCATCGTCATCGGTCACAGTGAGATCGAGGTGCGGATCAGCTGA
- a CDS encoding FHA domain-containing protein FhaB/FipA — protein MQSSMVLLAKIALLVVLWLFIWAAVRAMNRDVSRASSAGNGPVSPAVVAAGTGASGSPGGTPKGRHGRGFGRSSAPHSLVLTSGPLTGTTLDLAGYEEITVGRSTGCTLVLEDDFASGTHARLHRRGEDWYLEDLDSRNGTFLDGQRIDQPELLTTGQEIRIGQTTVRMQP, from the coding sequence ATGCAGTCGTCCATGGTTCTGCTGGCCAAGATCGCCCTGCTGGTCGTTCTGTGGCTGTTCATCTGGGCCGCGGTCCGCGCCATGAACCGTGACGTCAGCCGGGCGTCCTCCGCAGGGAACGGCCCGGTGAGCCCCGCGGTGGTTGCCGCGGGCACCGGTGCCTCCGGGTCGCCCGGCGGCACGCCGAAGGGCAGGCACGGCCGAGGTTTCGGCCGGTCGTCCGCCCCGCATTCCCTCGTGCTCACCAGTGGTCCGCTGACCGGAACCACCCTCGACCTCGCAGGATACGAGGAGATCACCGTCGGCCGCTCGACGGGCTGCACCCTGGTCCTGGAGGACGATTTCGCCTCAGGTACCCATGCCCGGCTGCACCGTCGCGGTGAGGACTGGTACCTGGAGGACCTGGATTCCCGCAACGGCACCTTCCTCGACGGACAGCGGATCGACCAGCCTGAGCTGCTCACGACCGGCCAGGAAATCCGTATCGGACAGACGACAGTGAGGATGCAGCCATGA
- a CDS encoding PP2C family protein-serine/threonine phosphatase, whose translation MTLALNYAARSDRGLVRGNNEDSAVAACHVVALADGMGGHAAGEVASDLMIHALLPLEESVATALDRGADIPAERLVGLLVEAMDTGNRAIAAHVDENPTLEGMGCTLTSLLFDGDRLGVCHVGDSRGYLLRDGALEQVTKDDTFVQSLVDEGRLAPEDVSSHPQRSLILKALTGRPVEPTTQIREARAGDRYMLCSDGLSDPVSFDTIQEVLAVGTPDEAATKLIDLALRGGGPDNVTVVVADVVDPDAPDSSVTAADLPTTPALAGAVDLTASESPRPDTAAGRAARVNVVRRAADGAGNADGADGTDGDGSDATGDASGATTVADDGESTGRRRGTRAGRTGRSRRNRRLLTALTAVVVVLVVLAGSAWFVRHNLNDSYFLAVAEPDDIPAVAVTQSEQAEAAASEAAKASATAAPTDAPPSEPAPGTTANTVPGSSSALPSTLGAAAEAAAHGTPVIIYQGSPSSFLGISLQTPYQEVCLDDKGAVRLLPAGSDDPCHRLSTSDLTPAARGTLDNLPRDSYEEIQAQLRRLAEQTLPACVTRDSDHSDHPDHPDNPDHPDHADNADRPDSDLTTPGVSCREVG comes from the coding sequence ATGACGCTCGCCCTGAATTACGCGGCCCGGTCCGACCGCGGTCTGGTGCGTGGCAACAACGAGGATTCCGCGGTCGCGGCGTGCCACGTCGTCGCCCTCGCCGACGGCATGGGCGGTCACGCCGCCGGTGAGGTCGCCTCCGACCTCATGATCCATGCCCTGCTGCCCCTGGAGGAGTCCGTCGCGACCGCCCTGGACCGGGGCGCGGACATCCCGGCCGAACGGCTGGTCGGCCTGCTGGTCGAGGCGATGGACACCGGCAACCGGGCCATCGCCGCACATGTCGACGAGAACCCGACCCTGGAGGGCATGGGCTGCACCCTCACGTCGCTGCTGTTCGACGGCGACCGGCTGGGGGTCTGCCATGTCGGTGACTCGCGCGGCTACCTGCTGCGCGACGGTGCCCTGGAGCAGGTTACCAAGGACGACACGTTCGTCCAGTCCCTCGTCGACGAGGGTCGGCTCGCCCCGGAGGACGTCAGCAGTCACCCGCAGCGTTCCCTCATCCTCAAGGCACTGACGGGGCGTCCGGTCGAGCCGACGACGCAGATCCGTGAGGCGCGCGCCGGCGACCGCTACATGCTGTGCTCGGACGGCCTGTCCGATCCGGTGAGTTTCGACACGATCCAGGAGGTCCTGGCGGTCGGGACGCCGGATGAGGCGGCGACGAAGCTCATCGACCTCGCCCTGCGTGGCGGGGGGCCGGACAATGTCACGGTCGTCGTCGCCGACGTCGTCGACCCGGACGCGCCCGACTCCTCCGTCACTGCCGCGGACCTGCCCACCACCCCGGCGCTGGCCGGCGCGGTGGACCTCACCGCGAGTGAGTCCCCCCGGCCGGACACGGCGGCGGGACGCGCGGCCCGCGTCAATGTCGTCCGCCGTGCCGCAGACGGCGCAGGCAACGCCGACGGGGCCGACGGCACCGACGGCGACGGGTCGGACGCCACGGGTGACGCCTCCGGTGCCACCACCGTCGCCGACGACGGGGAATCCACCGGCCGTCGGCGCGGCACCCGTGCCGGCCGGACGGGCCGCTCCCGGCGCAACCGCCGGCTGCTCACCGCACTGACCGCCGTCGTGGTGGTCCTGGTGGTCCTCGCCGGTTCGGCGTGGTTCGTCCGCCACAACCTCAACGACTCGTACTTCCTCGCCGTCGCAGAGCCCGACGACATCCCCGCAGTGGCGGTCACCCAGTCGGAGCAGGCGGAGGCTGCCGCGTCCGAGGCCGCCAAGGCCTCCGCCACGGCCGCTCCTACCGACGCACCCCCGTCGGAACCGGCCCCCGGCACGACCGCGAACACGGTGCCGGGGTCCTCGTCGGCACTGCCGTCCACCCTCGGTGCGGCGGCGGAGGCGGCCGCACACGGCACTCCGGTCATCATCTACCAGGGTTCCCCGAGCAGCTTCCTGGGGATCTCGCTGCAGACCCCGTACCAGGAGGTCTGCCTCGACGACAAGGGTGCGGTGCGGCTGCTGCCCGCCGGCAGCGACGACCCGTGCCACCGGCTCAGCACCTCCGACCTGACCCCGGCGGCGCGCGGCACGCTCGACAATCTGCCGCGGGACTCCTACGAGGAGATCCAGGCGCAGCTGCGCCGGCTCGCCGAGCAGACGCTGCCCGCCTGCGTCACCCGCGACAGTGATCATTCGGACCATCCGGATCACCCGGACAACCCGGATCACCCGGATCACGCAGACAACGCTGACCGGCCGGATTCTGACCTCACCACACCCGGTGTCTCCTGCCGGGAGGTGGGATGA
- a CDS encoding FtsW/RodA/SpoVE family cell cycle protein: MSRAHFRPTELTLLVFSALILGVALVALQTSLENDLDSEVFTVVGGYVATFGVAHVVLCLKAPEADQIMLPIAALLNALGLVMIYRIDLALDSSRATSQIMWTVIGVVIFCAVIIAMKSHQNLQNYAYLLGLGGLVLSALPIVWPTSINADAKVWISIGPVSIQPGEFAKIMLLIFFAALLVNKRTMFTVAGRRVLGLQFPRLRDLGPILLVWGIAILIMAAQNDFGPALLLFGTVLGMLYIATGRPSWLVIGIGLAAIGAWGVFQISDKIQDRFTNYLDPIANYDGNGYQLAQALFGMSFGGVTGTGLGEGYPQIVPVAWSDFILSSVGEELGFVGLAAVLILFAVLVARGFTTALRTPDSFGKLVAAGLSFTMAIQVFVVTGGISKLLPMTGLTTPFMSHGGSSLLANYILLAILLKISHDGRLRRAAAAGDSTAAAVDGPADSAGHPGTGLNQEVQK; this comes from the coding sequence ATGAGCCGCGCACACTTCCGCCCGACGGAGCTGACCCTGCTGGTCTTCTCCGCCCTGATCCTCGGGGTGGCGCTCGTCGCCCTGCAGACCTCCCTGGAGAACGACCTCGATTCGGAGGTCTTCACCGTGGTCGGCGGCTATGTCGCCACGTTCGGTGTCGCCCATGTCGTCCTGTGCCTGAAGGCCCCGGAGGCGGACCAGATCATGCTGCCCATCGCCGCGCTGCTCAACGCGCTGGGCCTGGTGATGATCTACCGCATCGACCTCGCGCTCGATTCCTCGCGGGCGACCTCGCAGATCATGTGGACGGTGATCGGCGTGGTGATCTTCTGCGCCGTCATCATCGCCATGAAGTCCCACCAGAACCTGCAGAACTACGCCTACCTGCTGGGGCTCGGCGGGCTGGTGCTGTCCGCACTGCCGATCGTGTGGCCCACCTCGATCAACGCGGACGCCAAGGTGTGGATCAGCATCGGCCCGGTCTCGATCCAGCCCGGCGAGTTCGCGAAGATCATGCTGCTGATCTTCTTCGCTGCCCTGCTCGTCAACAAGCGCACCATGTTCACCGTCGCCGGACGCCGCGTCCTCGGTCTCCAGTTCCCCCGGTTGCGCGACCTGGGGCCGATCCTGCTGGTCTGGGGCATCGCCATCCTCATCATGGCGGCGCAGAACGACTTCGGCCCCGCCCTGCTGCTGTTCGGCACGGTGCTGGGCATGCTCTACATCGCGACCGGACGCCCCTCCTGGCTGGTCATCGGCATCGGCCTGGCGGCGATCGGCGCGTGGGGCGTGTTCCAGATCTCGGACAAGATCCAGGACCGCTTCACCAACTACCTCGACCCGATCGCGAACTACGACGGGAACGGCTACCAGCTGGCCCAGGCACTGTTCGGCATGTCCTTCGGCGGTGTGACCGGTACCGGTCTCGGCGAGGGCTACCCGCAGATCGTGCCGGTCGCCTGGTCGGACTTCATCCTCTCGTCGGTCGGTGAGGAGCTCGGCTTCGTCGGCCTGGCGGCCGTGCTGATCCTCTTCGCGGTGCTCGTCGCCCGCGGGTTCACGACGGCACTGCGGACCCCGGACTCCTTCGGGAAGCTCGTCGCCGCGGGCCTGTCGTTCACCATGGCGATCCAGGTCTTCGTCGTCACCGGCGGTATCTCGAAGCTGCTGCCGATGACCGGTCTGACCACCCCGTTCATGTCGCACGGCGGGTCGAGTCTGCTGGCGAACTACATCCTGCTGGCGATCCTGCTGAAGATCTCCCACGACGGCCGGCTCCGGCGCGCCGCCGCGGCCGGCGACAGCACCGCCGCAGCCGTCGACGGTCCGGCCGACAGTGCCGGCCACCCGGGGACGGGTCTCAACCAGGAGGTGCAGAAATGA